From Arachis hypogaea cultivar Tifrunner chromosome 3, arahy.Tifrunner.gnm2.J5K5, whole genome shotgun sequence:
ATAATTAGGAATCATAGGGCAAGTAGCACGAAAGGATAAAGGGGGGAAAAGGctaataagcatctaattgaggaagtttCATGGTGGTGTGGTATGAGGAAAATGAGGCATGTGTGTATTCCAATAATGTGCGCGATTGGAACACACACAACGGCCGGTTAAAATGGCATCCACACGATCAAAAAGGTAAACACGAATTTctcaattaaatggcctaagTTGCAAGCAATAGATGAACATCAATTACGGACAAGCATACTTAGGCAACTACCACAAGAGTGAATTGAGTTTAGGAATtattggatattgaagttgtGCATGTGAAggtgcaaaattgatagaaacaaTAACCAATTTAATAATGAACCAaaaactccttattcatcatgaaacatAAAGAAAGGGTCACATGGTAAgatacttgttacaaaaagtggcacacttgataaggatcaagttgagtcactcaaacaaatgcaaagcattaacaaggaacaagtaTCGGTTATGTgatgaatttgatatgaaaatcatgatgaacaagtaatttcaattcaattcactaatTCAATGCACTTAGATGATTTATCCTAGTGGTACAATTAAAACATGAGTGATCAAACCCACTAGATACTAGTAAATTaaggcaaagtataagtgcattgatgaaattcattcaacaagcaacccaatcaatatcaaacaaacacttgcaacttattcaaTCAACAagcaactaaactaaaactaatataattactaaaataaaaaatgaagcaCAAACAAAACGGACATGAACAAGCGTAAAATAATGtgaaagggggagaagagagggatgAAAGGGTGGAAGTGTGTTAGGGCTCAaatgggagaaaaataaaaaaaatgcccaAAATAGcacttgtgcatgcgcacaggcatgtgtgcgtacgcacaaaaaggTAAAACAGGGGGTGTGTGCGCTCGCACAAATCGTGCGAATGCTCTGGACAAAAGGGGGTGTAAGGGTTGTACGTACGCACtagtgtgtgcgcacgcacaagataCTCTCTTTTTTTTGAAAGATCATGTGTGCGTCTGCACAAAGTTCCATGCGCACGAACATGGGCGAAAAGGGTAGGGGTTCATCCGCACAGGCTGTgccaacgctcccaccagagTGGTTGCAAGTTGGCGTGCGGACGCACAAGCCTATGCGGACGCACAGAGGGCGCGATAAGGACTATGCCTGCGTACGCACATggtggtgcgcacgcacagaccaaAATAAACAAGGGAGCGCCCACGCACAGACCGTGCTGGCGCTATGAACAGAGGGCAATACAAAGAGTGTGCGGGCGCACAGTTATGTGCGCTCGCACAGGTCACGAAACTTCACGCACAGCAGCGTGTgtacgcacagatgccctgttttgCAAAAAAATTTTCCTTCTTTTCTAAGGTGTTATGCCTTAGCTCAACCAACatttcaaccccaaaacattcgaaacatcacaaaatcatgatccatatgcAAATTAACCTACTAAACTCAAAACTAAACCAATCCTAGGCTAACAAAGACAAGCAAACATGCAATAAACTAGGACTataaataaagagaaatggtaagaaagatgttaccatggtagggtgtctcccacctagcattttggtttatagtcctaagttggactttttTGAGGAGATtcttgctagggtggcttgtaTTTCCACTCTTCCTTAAATCTCCAGCCAAGCTTGCACTTTAATGCTCCTCCGGGATCCCATTTTCGAGGTATCCGCTCTCCTTCTTGTGGATTTCTATGCTCCAAGCCGGATGAACAAGTCCTCAATCGACCCTTGTAGTAACCCAACATTGCCCAAAAATCACCCAATTGTGCTCTACACACCACTTGAACTCCAATTCTTGAATTGATTTTCTTGAAGAACCTTGGACTCCTTTTGCAACCCACACTCCTTTCTCCACCATGTACAAACCCaagaaggaccttgagttggtagtccatctccaagatagcatattgatggGGGCCAATGAAGCTCATAGGTGAAATTGCCACCCACTCAATATGTTCTTGGACCGGAATTGCTTCCTCACCAActtcctcttccccatcactcaaatcataataaggaggttgtgagaagtctacctccatgttTCTCTCAGAATCAATGGGAGAAATCTCATGAGGATCATTAAGGGGATTGAtcaaggaggacaaaaaatcattaatgatggaatcctcctcttgatcaatctccctcaaCTCCTCCTTTCTCTCCTCCGGTTCACatacttccctttcttcttctagttGCACTTCAAGCTCTAACCCTTCTTTTTTCTCTTGTGGCTCCATGCTCTCCTCTTCACTACAAGCCTTAGTTGATCCCTCACATTCCTCAAGAGGAATGCTTTGATCGGATGAGCGTAGGAGGATTAAGCGGTTTACTGCTTTACCTATGGTAGCCATGAACTCCCTTTGTGTCCTTCGGAATCTTTCTTGTTCTTGGAGAAAGGCTTGAAGGTCTTGATGGTCTTGGGTCAAGGGTGGGAAAGCTTCACAATTAGGTAAGAGAGAAGGTTCATTGGTCGGGAAGAAGGTTGGATATGTGTGAGGTAGTTCATGTTGATGAGtatcttgaggtggtgtgtaagAAGGTGTATGGTGGTAGTGGTGTGGTGATTGAAAATATGGTGGTTATGTTGAGGGTAggggtcataggcatatggtggtggaggtGTATAGTCATAgtgaaatccaccatatccttggtttgggtatgcatattgggGAGGGTATGGTTCATTGTAATATGGAGGAGGTCGCTCCTCCCAAAATTGATGCTCCAAACCCATGATGCAATCCACAATTGAAGTTATCAAATGCTACAAAATGATCACAACCAAAatccaaaccaagagggtgataactgatagagaaaatggaaaataaaaattaaagacatCAAGtgacaaaagaaataaaatgctAATTatcaacaaaatcaaacaaacaaccaaaaagtatgTATTCACACTATtccatatttacaacaaccaaaatatagcactcatgacgctagttccctggcaacggcgccaaaaacatgatgtgaGTAAAACCATCGGTTAAGAATTCCTTCTCGGTAAAGGAGACttaacctcgttgcaagtatagctttcaaccaacaagtaatgctcaatcaaagtttaaaatttctaaataaccgagagtaatcaaacctcgggtcgttctccctaggaactagtgacaacgagtgcatacaattttggttgtAGAAAGCAATGGTTTTTTCAATGATAAGGaagcaaacaaataaaggaattaaagaactagacaaaattgcaattaataacctaataaaggaataaaagaactatgtatgcaatataaacaagtaagactATAAAGTGATGAAAATGtgatttaaaacataaatgaaaccttgacttgggatgagttatggaatcctttccttgccataaccaaaactatgataattatgatggattaatctcactaagtcaacccttaacatcgaaggataagtcaagtgagcataattattattaatccacaaatcctagctaacttactaattaccttactaaaaagctagcgttagtggaaacaataataagtaacaacccaagaattatcactaaatgttggacattatggctctagtaatccataagctcatttttcccaagccaagaggtgaAAATTACCCTataatcaaaattgacatttcatcaaacacatggagggcataaatataaaacatggcaaaattgggaaaatggtaaaagctatgaaccataaatgttcaaaatcaataaaagcaactcaaacaaacatataaaagccatcaaacatcaaattaaacaactaggaaTCCGAAATTGGAAGACTATGTATGTATtgataaaaggaaattaaagtagaagaaagtgtagaacaagtagtgcaataaaagaggaattaaagaaatacttacaatgagatagcaaaatccaagaacaaaattgaagtataaaatgctacattgaaaccctaattaaaaaccttaagagagaaaacctaaaactaaactactctaaaactactcctaaaaacTATTCTGTGAAGTATGGTAATGTATGTTATCATATGGTGTTGCTTCCCCCCTTTAAATATGCTTCAAAGCCTTCAAAAATGGCCCAAAAAGTCCCCAAAACGCGATTCCACGTGAAATTTTAATGGAGGCAGGCGCTggtacctgtgcggacgcacaggtctgtgcatggGCACAGATGCTGATTTTCCTCCTGTGCGTGGGTACAGGTCTTGATTTTCATTCTGCCCTGAGCATGGGCACagcctgtgcgtgggcacagaagGTGTGTGGATGCACAGGTCCTGATTTTGACCCTTTTGCGTGGGCACAGGCTAaaatgcttttctcctttgttttcttcatattttctcctTTTTTGCATGTtctcttccacttctaccaaaccattcttgcctctagtacctgaaatcactcaacaaacatatcacagcatcgaatggaataaaagtgagattgaattgctcaatttaagtacaaaaatgcatgttttcacatttaggctcACTTTAGGGATCAAAcataaaagtatgctattttggtgaataagtgtgagtttatgtgatgaaatccatccaattcaagctaaaatatatcgtcaaatatggatcaTCAAGGGGCGCAACCCCAGAATTGTCAGAACAACCCCAAGGGACAAAATGAACATGGATCCCACCATTGTGGTCAACGTTGTGGTCAGACGACCAGGTGAAAGATCTAAGTCCTCCCAAAGGAAAGAGATCGAAATCCTTACGGCAACCACCTCGGAACATCAAAAGCCACCCACATTCCCGAACTTCACTTTTGGCCCACAAGACTACCTACTCGGAGACATGGCCAATGATCCACCCATGGTCATTACGCCTAGGGTAGGAATAGGTATTATTATATAAAGGATTTTGGTTGACATGGGTGCCGACTCCAATAGATTATTCCAAAATACTTTTGATGACCTAGAACTCAAGGATACAAGAAGAGAATGGTCATGGCTAATTTCGTTGTACGTAAAGACTTCATGGTTTATAATGTCATTTTAGGAAGAAAAATCATAAATGACTTCTATGTAGTGGTGTTTACTAAGTTCTTGACTATGAAGTCTTGGGTAGATGATAGGACTATTGGAACTATCCACGGTGATACGGAATGAGCAATAGCCTGTAACAACGCCAGCTTATCCCTTCGCAAGAAATCTCGTGACGCCGTAGATATATTCATCGTCGATTTGTACACAAGGCTAGAAGAGCGCCCTTGACCAGAATCAGAAGGGGACCTAGAGAAAGAACAGATAGCCGATGCGGAGGAAAAATACACTTTCCTTACCGAAACTTACCTTACGAGCTCAACCTCCTTGATAGCTGTCTTAAAACAAAATGGAAATTTGTTTGCCTGGACTCCTGCTGCCAAGCCAGGGATAGATCCAGGGTTCACGTCTCACAGGCTTGCCGTAAAGTTAAAAGCAAATCTCGTGGTACAAAAGCGACAAAAGATGTTGTTGAATAGGGCAGTAGAGGTTAGAAAGCAGACTGATAGCCTTTTCTAGGGTGGATTCATCCAGGAACTTACCTACGTGACTTAGCTTTCAAACTTAGTGCTTGTAAAAAAACTAGCaaaaagtggagaatgtgcacaGATTACtcggacctcaacaaagcttgccctgACTTTTTCTTACTACCCAGCATTGATAACCTGGTTGACTTGGCTTCCGGATACAAATATCTGAGCTTTATGGATACTTACTCTGGTTATAATCACATATTGATAAACTGACATGAAAAATAAAAGACGACATTTATCATGCTAGACGGTATTACTGCTACACAATTATGCCATTCGACCTAAAGAACGCTGGCGCCACATATCAGTAGCTCATGACGAAGATTTTCCAAGACCAGATCGTTAGAGCAAGAGAAGTGTATGTTGACGACATGCTTGTCAAAACTATAAGAGCGGAATCTCTATTAGAAGATCTGTAACTGGTGTTCCAATCCCTTCACAAGCACAGAATCCGCTTAAATCCAGCGAAGTGCACTTTCGCAATGGAGGCCGAAAAGTTCCTTGGTTTCATGATAACATAGCGGCGAGTCGTGGCCAACTTGGAAAAATGTGATGCGATTATTCGGATGACTAGCCCAAGATCTGTTAAAGATGTCTAGAGGTTAACAGGGTGGCTTACAGCCCTTTTCCGATTCCTAGGAGCCTTAGCCCAAAAGATTTACCCTTCTTTAACTTAATGAAGAAAGGCATCACTTTCTAATGAACAGAAGAATGCAAGGAATCTTTCTTCCACTTCAAAAATCTTTTATCGGAACCTCTAGTGCTAGCAAAACCAAAGGTCGGGGATACACAACAGTCCCgatatacttcattagtaaaatGCGAAGTTACGATATTCGTTGCTAGAAAAGTTGATTTTTTTCTTGCTCATCTCTTCAAGACGGCTAAGACAATATTTTCAAAGCCATCAGATCGTGGTTCGAATAGATCAACCCATCAGGCAAGTGCTCCAAAATCCCGACATGGTGGGTAGAATGATGACTTGGTCCGTGGAGTTATCGCAATTGGATATTGCATATCATCCAAGGCAATCCATCAAGGCTTAAGCCATGGCGGATTTTCTGGCCGAAATAGCCAACCAAGACCATGACTCACATCCAGTCGGAAACTAAGGGAGCCTCCATGTTTACATAACACACCCACTCTTGGGGGTCGAAGAGAAAGAGCTCGTAATTTTCCTCCACAGCACCCCTACCCTACCGGATACCGCAAATCAAGTCGGCATCGTGAAGCTCTTGTAAATCCTCCTCACTAAAGTGCGAAGGGATTCCCACCATATCGATATTGCCCCAAAAATACCGACAGAACCCCCACAAAAAAAAACGAGCCCTGTTAAGGTTCGACTCTCTTTCGCACCATACCTACAAATTGAGGACACCACCAATAAGCCTATGATCTATAGATAAAGGCCCAGAAACTAGAAAAAATTCAAGGAACAAACTAGCCTAAGCCCTAAGCAAGAGGTTGTGACACCCCTTCTAAAGACCCCTAAAACCACCTTCACGGCAGAGCTACACCATTAATCACATTGCCCAAAACAGTAAACGAAAAAGAGACAAGAAAAAATGACAATGGAGAAAAGCTTACTTGAGTTGCAGTATCTGACTATCATGAGCAAGTGAACAACGACGAAACTCAAACAAGCACCACCAAGCAGATGCAGTTCCAGAAACGATCGAGGAAATTCCCACGACAGAAAATAGAAGCAATTAGAGGTAACACATAGAAATGGTGGAGAAAAAGTTGGGAAATGAAGCTGCAAATGTAACTGAAGCAGTTTTTAAATGAAAATACTTCAAAAAGCCTAGATACAAAAGGCCAGAAAGATAATAAGGTAAAATCACATGCGGTAGCAATTAATGAACCCATTCACATCAACTGATGCAATGCCTAGAGAACCGCGCACACGATCTCCAAGATAAGAAATCCTCCAGAAACTGTTCGATGCTAACCGACCTCCCATGAAGCAATTCCAACCCAGGTCCATGAAAACGTGACATCCCTTCCCAGGCCATACATGCCACGTTTGGGGGCGCTGTTGCAGACTCGGGTTCTAGCCTTAGTGGTCTAATGAAGATCCAGCCCTTAAGTCCAATTCGACCCCCTTTCAGCCCAAGTATCTGGGACTTTCCGATCGCCTCAACTCACTCTGTCCATCATATTCGGATGCGAATCGTATCTTTTCCCATTTAGAAGATCTATAATATTGGGAAAGTATCCATATAAGGGGAGCCTCGAAGTCCCTCCAAGTAACACACATACAAACCCTAATAATTCAGCATCTAAGATCCATTCTgatttgagcgtcggagtgtctttgtaaGTTCACCCCTGACTATTCACTAAAAAGACTCAGAAGCCGTGTAGCTCATTAACCTCTTAAGGTCACAAATCCCATCATTTCAGATTAGTCCTGAATAGACATGAATAGAGACATTGTGtctagagacactgaattagtatattttatccAAAAATACTATGGAAGGACACAGATATACTAATaaaagacacaacttattttttattttttctttcaaattcttattaattcttcattattatattttttatcattatatttttttccaaattttttgtaTGGATAAAAATGAGAATTAATTggacttttataatttattctagtttatcactaaacaaaatacaaaaaatattaatttttttatttttgtcttttgtgTCTTATTCTTAGTGTTTTGTCTTGtcttattttcaaaaccaaacaTAGCCTTAGTGTCATGTGCTTGTAAACACTTCTCATCTATAAACACAGTGGTACATATCTTGTGGCTAAGATACAAATTTTTGAAAGACATGGTGACCTATAAGTAGATACAAAATATATGTATTTCGAGTCTTTTAAAAAAGGTgactgaaaaaagaaaagaataaaagaaaaagataatgaTTAAGAGAAGGAGAatttaggataaaattaaaaaggttaaataaaaaaataattaattgttgaCTATCAACAAAATTATCTAAAAAAGTGATATTGAAACttattttaaacattaaaaataaaagtgaatcaaataaaatgttaagagtaatttttaaaaattgtaaattatAGTTTATCctctaatataaaatatttgaatttttataaaatttctacTTTGATAATTTAAACAAGTGTCTTAATTAACTCTTAAAAAGACCACTAGAATAAGAGACGGAATTAAGTTGAATTTTAAGAAGTTAAAAATtaacctaataaaaaaattaaaataaaatttttaaagagattaaactaaaatttatacACCATTTATAATAAGACTTAAAGATTGGGATGTCTGTTTTGTTGTATGATGCTCCGCCTTGACTTAGAATACTGTATATTATATTATCTAACAAATCCGAGAaaataacattattttatttatttaaaggaaaactttatttgtttacttttaactttttaagtatttattaaaaaaaatcaggtGGAGAATCTACCACCATGGTCCATGGAGGCATGGAACACTGTATTCGCATTCCATTTTATTATATGACCAAAAAGAAACATCTTTATTCCCGTGCATAATATGAAGATGAAAAAAATCAGAAACAAAACAACCATTACTTTGCCatttattcaaaatttcaaatatgtaaaatatttattgttttattttttctctatatTAGTGAAGTTCTGAAGTGAGTCTCTGTATTCTAAGATTTCTAACAGTAGATACTAGATAGTAGACGGTGGTGACGAAATCGGAAATGGAAATTTGTGGAAGTATCgggtgaagaaaaaaaaagatatttaaaatgcAATGGCATTTTGGTCACAGGGCAAACATTTGTTGATATTTAACTTTTAATAACCAAGGCTATTTAAGTTGGGGTTACAAATATGCTTGAAAAAATTTGTAGTGTCTCTTTCCAAAGAGTGTAAAATTTGTGAAGACGTGGGATGTCGAAAAAAATCTCACCCAAAATTTAAGCAACAAATAAATAGTTCCactccttttcttcttccttctctgtcTCTCTCCCACCAAATCTCTTTCTCTGCCTCTCGCTTCAAACCAGGAGGCTATCTGTGAAACCAcaggaaaaaaaaagcaaaatctgcccaaaacccaaaaccttaACAAAACCAGCACTCACACAATCCTCATTATGACATGCTTCACAGCACGCCCTTCtccctttcttctccttctccttctccttctttctctctctcttctctctttctccttttctgcaaaaacttcttttattattCCAGGTTATATCCTTTTTTCCCTTGTTTTTTTACTCTACTTTCCTTTCTACATtctcaaatattattttatttattacttttcttttgttttcaggTGGTGTTGATGATAGAGAGTACAAGGAGGTGCTGCCATGGAAGATAGAAAAGAGATCGATGGCGGAAGGGGACGCAGCCGCGAACACATCGCTGGTGTTGGCGAAGGAAAGGACAAACAGGAAAGACCCTCTCGACCATTTCAACCGTTACACCGGTGGTTGGAACATCAGCAATAAGCACTACATTGCTGTTAAGTTTCCTTCTATCCCTccatcaaaacaaataaaaacaaattctTCACTTTTAGTACCTtggttactttttttttcttttgttttttgttatttttaagtcTAATTGGTTTAGATTTGTACTCTATGTTGTTGGAGTAGTTGTACTGTTGTCTGGACATTTTCAAAATATTAAtcatgttttattattattttttatttatttatttttgtttaattgtttATATACTTTTTGTCTCCCAGAATATCCTTCTGTCTCCCTGTTTCTGTTACTCTGTAGTTGTATTTCTGTCTCTAAGACAAGTTTCAATTGCAACCAAATGGACTGAGTACAGAAATGATCATGATCGGATGTTaatgtttgattcatgtagctcaTGAGGTGGACTCCATCTAATGAGATaatgctttgttgttgttgttgtttttcttttgtgtCTGACTTGGAATTGTTGTTTGCTTTTGGTGCAGTCAGTTGTTTTCACTGCGGTTCCATtctttgttgttgctgctgtgtgGTTTGTGCTTTTCGGCCTCATGTTGTCCTTCATTTGTTTGTGTTATTGCTGTTGCCCTAGAGAGCCTTATGGCTATTCTCGTTTAGCATATGCTCTGTCGTTGATCTTCCTCATTATCTTCACTATTGCAGCAatgtatctatctatctatcttctCTTGATTTCTCTTTGAAATAAATCGTTCATTATGTTTGCAATTCTTGCTTTGGTTGGAAGTCTAAGTTGCTAACCGTGTGTGCTTGATTTTGGTAGAGTTGGATGTCTTATCCTCTACATTGGTCAGGGGAAGTTTCACAGTAGCACCTCGAACACACTGGGATACGTTGTGAATCAAGCTGACTATACTGCTGAAAACCTCAGGAACGTGTCAGATTATCTCGATGCAGCTAAGAAGATCGGAGTCGATGCTGTTTTTCTGCCTTCGGATGTCCAGAAGAACATCAATGATGTTCAGACAAAAATCAGAACGGCTGCTAACGAGCTTTCCAATAAGACTTCAGATAATTCAGAGAAAATACAAGAAGGCATCGACGGAATGTAAGTTTTAGTTGagatattgatttgatataaattttgttttcgtGAAATATCCTTCTTTGCTGACTACCATTTGTTTTTCCTTGTAGGAGATTGGCTCTTATTATTCTTGCTGCTGTTATGCTCTTTCTTGCATTTGTTGGATTCTGTATGTCTCTCTTCTTAGTCCTTTTTTCGCTCCTTTGGTTTTCTTGCTTTATGCTTTATTATTGCCATAGTATTTTTTTGATTTGCTCATGTTTGGTGGCAAAATATTTTGGCAGTGTTTTCGATATTTGGGTTGCAGTGTCTTGTATATTCGTAAGTTTAATTCTTAGTCACTTTCTATTTCTCATtccttgattttttttaatatacattttTCAACTCTATGGATTTGTCCCATATAAGTTTTCACTGAGTAAATAATGTGTTTCTGTTGTTGCAGCTTGGTAATTGCTGGATGGGTTCTTGTTGCTGGCACATTTATACTTTGTggtgtatttctttttcttcacaAGTATGTtactatttttctgtaatttataTTGAATTTATGTTTATTTCACTGAATGCCATCTTTGATGTGACCTTGTCTAGTCCATTATGAGTTAATTTCTTAATTACATTGGGACAAATTGCAATTTAGTTCAATATTTAGCATTCTGATTCTGGGGACTAAGAAAACGTGTAGCAAAGAGGGAAAGATTAATTTCAGCCTTGTTGAGAATGCAAAGTGGATTTTCTTTACATTTTGTTTTGTCTGTCAATTGTGACATTAACTCATTGCATGATTATGAACAACTTTTGCAAAGTAAAAGTCATCGGTAGATAttcaacaacaaaattacacaTAACAAGACTCTTTGTTG
This genomic window contains:
- the LOC112790581 gene encoding uncharacterized protein, with the protein product MTCFTARPSPFLLLLLLLLSLSLLSFSFSAKTSFIIPGGVDDREYKEVLPWKIEKRSMAEGDAAANTSLVLAKERTNRKDPLDHFNRYTGGWNISNKHYIASVVFTAVPFFVVAAVWFVLFGLMLSFICLCYCCCPREPYGYSRLAYALSLIFLIIFTIAAIVGCLILYIGQGKFHSSTSNTLGYVVNQADYTAENLRNVSDYLDAAKKIGVDAVFLPSDVQKNINDVQTKIRTAANELSNKTSDNSEKIQEGIDGMRLALIILAAVMLFLAFVGFLFSIFGLQCLVYSLVIAGWVLVAGTFILCGVFLFLHNAVADTCVAMDEWVQNPTAHTALDEILPCVDNATAQETLLRTRDVTHQLVVLVDKIISNVTNKNFPSSAGPLYYNQSGPLMPILCDPYNNDLTTRPCADGEVSLDDAAKVWNNYICEVSSSGICKTPGRMTPTIYGQMAAAVNISFALYHYGPFLVDLEDCTFVRQTFTDISHRHCPGLRKYSQWIYSGLVLVSAAVMLSLIFWVIYARERRHRVYTKQFISN